The following proteins come from a genomic window of Takifugu rubripes chromosome 11, fTakRub1.2, whole genome shotgun sequence:
- the LOC101061647 gene encoding F-box only protein 50-like has product MSDAEWKNRCGSEWGLLGAPMPDGLDWKSVYEAKPFGRNLLRNPSPFGLSKDIPLPEPDLPDEPDFGPPRFQPDEDFSGWTTNTEVLPYDRSGIPAGAVVCQLPQYSWFSLEQLVDLKAEGLWEELLDNFQPEIHIQDWYEESQLHDSIYQLQVKLLGADKSTVISEYTTSPTEDRSRYSRAWKEVSHVFCSYGPGVRYVHFLHKLKNMFLNGFYKTMFTNSTVVVRPSNSCS; this is encoded by the exons ATGTCGGACGCGGAATGGAAGAACAGATGTGGATCAGAATGGGGACTGCTGGGTGCACCAATGCCCGACGGACTGGACTGGAAATCCGTGTATGAAGCCAAACCGTTTGGGAGAAATCTCCTACGGAATCCTTCACCTTTCG GTTTGAGCAAAGACATTCCTCTACCTGAGCCGGATTTACCTGATGAGCCCGATTTTGGACCACCACGGTTCCAGCCCGATG AGGATTTCAGCGGTTGGACCACAAACACAGAGGTCCTCCCCTATGATAGAAGTGGTATCCCAGCAGGTGCCGTGGTCTGTCAGTTGCCTCAGTACAG CTGGTTTTCTTTGGAGCAACTCGTGGATCTGAAGGCAGAGGGATTGTGGGAGGAACTGCTGGATAATTTCCAGCCTGAGATACATATCCAAGACTG GTATGAGGAGAGTCAGCTACATGATTCCATCTACCAGCTGCAAGTTAAATTACTTGGTGCAGACAAAAGCACAGTGATCTCAGAGTACACCACCAGCCCCACTGAGGACCGTTCACGCTACTCGCGTGCCTGGAAGGAG GTGTCTCATGTGTTCTGCAGCTACGGACCAGGAGTGAGATATGTCCACTTCCTCCACAAACTGAAGAACATGTTCTTGAATGGCTTCTACAAAACCATGTTCACCAACAGCACTGTGGTTGTCAGACCAAGTAACTCGTGCTCCTAA
- the kctd14 gene encoding BTB/POZ domain-containing protein KCTD14 isoform X1 translates to MSLPGYKTSEKISVHSAPLSLVVQLNVGGHFYTTSLGTLRKYPDSKMAELFRGQSKLPTDAEGRYFIDRDGRQFGAILEFLRSDLLPTEDIREVHAEAVYYNIRPLIKHLEETPQLFGELVGRQQFLSRLPHYRENIEVLIRIARAEAVAARQSTIMICVLRTEEDLNVHENAISSLEADKESVVTFGPWKASPSVQDLLDCIKMDIEKQGYTLSIRSHTTEKSFLSRSYDFFYKVIFTWW, encoded by the exons ATGAGTCTGCCGGGCTACAAAACGTCGGAAAAGATCTCGGTCCACTCGGCTCCA CTCTCGCTGGTGGTGCAGTTAAATGTTGGGGGTCATTTCTACACCACCTCCCTGGGCACGCTCAGGAAATACCCTGACTCCAAAATGGCTGAGCTCTTCAGGGGACAATCCAAACTACCCACGGATGCAGAGGGACGATACTTCATCGACCGCGATGGCCGACAATTTGGGGCCATCCTGGAGTTCCTGAGGTCAGACCTGCTGCCCACAGAGGACATCCGGGAG GTCCACGCAGAGGCGGTGTACTACAACATCAGGCCACTGATCAAGCATTTGGAAGAGACCCCTCAGCTGTTTGGAGAGCTGGTGGGACGACAACAGTTCCTGTCAAGGCTGCCACATTACAGAGAAAACATCGAG GTCCTGATCCGTATTGCCAGAGCTGAGGCCGTGGCTGCGCGCCAGTCCACCATCATGATCTGTGTGCTGCGAACAGAGGAAGATTTGAATGTCCACGAGAACGCCATCAGCAGCCTGGAAGCAGATAAGGAGTCTGTGGTGACCTTTGGGCCCTGGAAGGCCAGTCCGTCAGTCCAAGACCTGCTGGACTGCATAAAGATGGACATAGAGAAGCAGGGTTACACGTTGAGCATCAGATCTCACACCACAGAGAAAAGCTTCTTGTCCCGGAGCTACGACTTTTTCTACAAAGTCATTTTCACGTGGTGGTGA
- the kctd14 gene encoding BTB/POZ domain-containing protein KCTD14 isoform X2, whose translation MAELFRGQSKLPTDAEGRYFIDRDGRQFGAILEFLRSDLLPTEDIREVHAEAVYYNIRPLIKHLEETPQLFGELVGRQQFLSRLPHYRENIEVLIRIARAEAVAARQSTIMICVLRTEEDLNVHENAISSLEADKESVVTFGPWKASPSVQDLLDCIKMDIEKQGYTLSIRSHTTEKSFLSRSYDFFYKVIFTWW comes from the exons ATGGCTGAGCTCTTCAGGGGACAATCCAAACTACCCACGGATGCAGAGGGACGATACTTCATCGACCGCGATGGCCGACAATTTGGGGCCATCCTGGAGTTCCTGAGGTCAGACCTGCTGCCCACAGAGGACATCCGGGAG GTCCACGCAGAGGCGGTGTACTACAACATCAGGCCACTGATCAAGCATTTGGAAGAGACCCCTCAGCTGTTTGGAGAGCTGGTGGGACGACAACAGTTCCTGTCAAGGCTGCCACATTACAGAGAAAACATCGAG GTCCTGATCCGTATTGCCAGAGCTGAGGCCGTGGCTGCGCGCCAGTCCACCATCATGATCTGTGTGCTGCGAACAGAGGAAGATTTGAATGTCCACGAGAACGCCATCAGCAGCCTGGAAGCAGATAAGGAGTCTGTGGTGACCTTTGGGCCCTGGAAGGCCAGTCCGTCAGTCCAAGACCTGCTGGACTGCATAAAGATGGACATAGAGAAGCAGGGTTACACGTTGAGCATCAGATCTCACACCACAGAGAAAAGCTTCTTGTCCCGGAGCTACGACTTTTTCTACAAAGTCATTTTCACGTGGTGGTGA
- the LOC105417027 gene encoding uncharacterized protein, whose translation MGVKSWLAALLICLTSGVKSNGDAVFVYGRIGGNLLLPCGDLLLPDCSAVSWTFFTNGGSWLPVQLDRAGPESQQTNRISFTSNCSVSLRDLREEDAASYSCAINGRNIITFYVSLLTISSPSTITSLQPGGNLSLSCILFTYYNAGNCRSLSMFNLSWVSGDGTTLPSDNRLRLIRNTRCNITLVTNLETADNNRKWRCQVTTREETAAVFLDFRSTFLFESSLFGKSLIFSALPKCPFQLPMARILLCVVVTIVLVTVGVFTWRKEKNIVRTSAADHLQTLQHSCDNRLRLIRNTRCNITLVTNLETADNNRKWRCQVTTREETAAVFLDFRSTFLFESSLFGKSLIFSALPKCPFQLPMARILLCVVVTIVLVTVGVFTWRKEKNRVRTSAADHLQTVTTSVGL comes from the exons ATGGGCGTTAAATCCTGGCTGGCTGCTCTACTGATCTGTTTGACATCAG GTGTTAAAAGTAACGGAGATGCAGTGTTTGTGTACGGCAGGATTGGAGGAAACTTGCTCCTTCCCTGCGGCGACCTGCTTCTTCCAGACTGCTCTGCTGTCTCCTGGACCTTCTTCACAAATGGTGGCTCGTGGTTGCCTGTGCAGCTCGATCGAGCAGGGCCTGAATCCCAGCAGACCAACCGCATTTCCTTCACATCGAACTGCTCCGTCAGCCTCCGAGACCTCCGGGAGGAAGATGCCGCGTCTTACTCCTGCGCCATCAACGGACGCAACATCATCACATTTTACGTGTCCCTCCTCACCATCTCGTCGCCGTCCACCATCACAAGCCTGCAGCCAGGAGGAAACCTCAGTCTCAGCTGCATCCTCTTCACCTACTATAATGCTGGAAACTGCAGGTCCCTCTCCATGTTCAACCTCAGCTGGGTGTCTGGAGATGGAACAACACTGCCCAGTGACAACAG GTTGAGGCTGATTAGAAACACTCGTTGCAACATCACCCTGGTAACAAACCTGGAGACTGCggacaacaacaggaagtggaggtgtCAAGTGACTACCAGAGAAGAGACTGCCGCGGTGTTTCTAGACTTCAGGTCTACTTTTCTGTTTGAAAGTTCTTTATTTGGCAAGAGTTTAATTTTTTCGGCTCTCCCCAAGTGTCCTTTTCAACTGCCCATGGCTCGcattctgctgtgtgtggtTGTGACCATCGTCCTGGTCACAGTGGGAGTGTTTAcatggaggaaggagaagaacatAGTCAGAACCTCTGCAGCAGACCACCTCCAGACA TTGCAACATAGTTGCGACAACAG GTTGAGGCTGATTAGAAACACTCGTTGCAACATCACCCTGGTAACAAACCTGGAGACTGCggacaacaacaggaagtggaggtgtCAAGTGACTACCAGAGAAGAGACTGCCGCGGTGTTTCTAGACTTCAGGTCTACTTTTCTGTTTGAAAGTTCTTTATTTGGCAAGAGTTTAATTTTTTCGGCTCTCCCCAAGTGTCCTTTTCAACTGCCCATGGCTCGcattctgctgtgtgtggtTGTGACCATCGTCCTGGTCACAGTGGGAGTGTTTAcatggaggaaggagaagaacagAGTCAGAACCTCTGCAGCAGACCACCTCCAGACAGTTACTACTTCTGTGGGGCTTTGA
- the LOC101064670 gene encoding F-box only protein 50-like yields the protein MSDAEWKNRCGSEWGLLGAPMPDGLDWKSVYEAKPFGRNLLRNPSPFGLSKDIPPHKPDLPDEPDFGPPRFQPDEDFSGWTTNTEVLPYDRSGIPAGAVVCRLPRYSWFSLEQLVDLKAEGLWEELLDNFQPEIHIQDWYESQLHDSIYQLQVKLLGADKSTVISEYTTSPTEDRSRDSRAWKEVSHVFCSYGPGVRYVHFLHKLKNMFLNGFYKTMCTNSTVVVRPSNSCS from the exons ATGTCAGACGCGGAATGGAAGAACAGATGTGGATCAGAATGGGGACTGCTGGGTGCACCAATGCCCGACGGACTGGACTGGAAATCCGTGTATGAAGCCAAACCGTTTGGGAGAAATCTCCTACGGAATCCTTCACCTTTCG GTTTGAGCAAAGACATTCCTCCACACAAGCCTGATTTACCTGATGAGCCAGATTTTGGACCACCACGGTTCCAGCCCGATG AGGATTTCAGCGGTTGGACCACAAACACAGAGGTCCTCCCCTATGATAGAAGTGGTATCCCAGCAGGTGCCGTGGTCTGTCGGTTGCCTCGGTACAG CTGGTTTTCTTTGGAGCAACTCGTGGATCTGAAGGCAGAGGGATTGTGGGAGGAACTGCTGGATAATTTCCAGCCTGAGATACATATCCAAGACTG GTATGAGAGTCAGCTACATGATTCCATCTACCAGCTGCAAGTTAAATTACTTGGTGCAGACAAAAGCACAGTGATCTCAGAGTACACCACCAGCCCCACTGAGGACCGTTCACGCGACTCGCGTGCCTGGAAGGAG GTGTCTCATGTGTTCTGCAGCTACGGACCAGGAGTGAGATATGTCCACTTCCTCCACAAACTGAAGAACATGTTCTTGAATGGCTTCTACAAAACCATGTGCACCAACAGCACTGTGGTTGTCAGACCAAGTAACTCGTGCTCCTAA
- the rps3 gene encoding small ribosomal subunit protein uS3, giving the protein MAVQISKKRKFVSDGIFKAELNEFLTRELAEDGYSGVEVRVTPTRTEIIILATRTQNVLGEKGRRIRELTAVVQKRFGFPEGSVELYAEKVATRGLCAIAQAESLRYKLLGGLAVRRACYGVLRFIMESGAKGCEVVVSGKLRGQRAKSMKFVDGLMIHSGDPVNYYVDTAVRHVLLRQGVLGIKVKIMLPWDPTGKIGPKKPLPDHVSIVEPKEEILPTTPISEQKGAKPEVPVMPQGAPVPTA; this is encoded by the exons ATGGCGGTGCAAATCTCCAAGAAGAGGAAG TTTGTCTCAGATGGCATCTTCAAGGCCGAGCTGAACGAGTTCCTGACTCGTGAGCTTGCTGAGGATGGATACTCTGGGGTGGAGGTACGTGTGACACCAACCAGGACTGAAATCATCATCCTGGCTACAAG GACCCAGAATGTGCTGGGAGAGAAGGGCCGAAGGATCAGAGAGTTGACCGCTGTGGTCCAGAAGAGGTTTGGCTTCCCAGAGGGCAGCGTCGAG CTGTACGCTGAGAAGGTTGCGACTCGTGGTCTGTGTGCCATTGCCCAGGCAGAGTCCTTGCGCTACAAGTTGCTGGGAGGCCTGGCTGTGCGTAG GGCGTGCTATGGTGTTCTGAGGTTCATCATGGAGAGCGGCGCCAAAGGCTGTGAGGTCGTGGTGTCTGGTAAGCTGAGGGGTCAGAGAGCCAAGTCCATGAAGTTCGTCGACGGCCTGATGATCCACAGTGGAGACCCAGTCAACTATTACGTCGACACAGCGGTCCGCCACGTCCTGCTGAGGCAGG GTGTGCTGGGCATCAAGGTTAAGATCATGCTGCCCTGGGACCCCACTGGTAAGATCGGACCCAAGAAGCCCCTCCCTGACCATGTCAGCATCGTGGAGCCAAAGGAGGAGATCCTTCCCACCACACCAATTTCTGAGCAGAAGGGCGCCAAGCCAGAGGTGCCAGTCATGCCCCAAGGAGCACCTGTACCCACTGCATAA